In a genomic window of Vigna angularis cultivar LongXiaoDou No.4 chromosome 6, ASM1680809v1, whole genome shotgun sequence:
- the LOC108343428 gene encoding syntaxin-125 — protein MNDLFSSSFKKYSDMNNESQMYDVEAGKENVNLDKFFDEVENVKEDMRSVEKLYRKLQESNEESKIVHNAKTMKDLRAKMDQDVQQVLKRVKMIKGKLEALERSNAANRNLPGCGPGSSTDRTRTSVVSGLGKKLKDMMDDFQGLRARMQNEYKETVERRYFTITGEKADEDTIENLISSGESESFLQRAIQEQGRGQIMDTISEIQERHDSVKEIEKNLMELHQVFLDMAALVESQGQQLNNIESHVAHASSFVRRGTEQLHEAREYQKSSREWTCYAILLGIVLVIVLLFPLLTSLLPHLLY, from the coding sequence atgaatGACCTATTTTCAAGCTCCTTTAAAAAATACAGTGACATGAACAATGAGTCTCAAATGTATGACGTGGAGGCTGGAAAGGAAAATGTGAACCTGGATAAGTTCTTTGATGAGGTGGAGAATGTGAAGGAAGACATGAGATCAGTGGAGAAGTTGTATAGAAAATTGCAAGAGTCCAATGAAGAGAGCAAGATCGTTCATAACGCTAAAACCATGAAAGATCTTCGAGCAAAAATGGATCAAGATGTTCAACAGGTTCTCAAACGCGTCAAAATGATAAAGGGCAAGCTTGAAGCTTTGGAACGTTCAAATGCAGCCAATAGAAACCTCCCAGGATGTGGTCCGGGTTCCTCAACAGATCGAACAAGAACCTCAGTGGTCAGTGGCTTAGGGAAGAAACTGAAGGACATGATGGACGATTTTCAAGGACTGAGAGCAAGAATGCAAAACGAGTACAAGGAAACCGTGGAACGTAGGTACTTCACCATAACAGGAGAGAAGGCCGATGAAGATACCATTGAGAACTTGATATCAAGCGGTGAAAGTGAAAGTTTTCTTCAAAGGGCAATTCAAGAACAGGGTAGAGGTCAGATAATGGACACCATATCAGAGATTCAAGAGAGACATGATTCTGTTAAGGAGATAGAGAAGAACTTGATGGAGTTGCATCAGGTGTTTTTGGACATGGCAGCTCTTGTAGAGTCTCAAGGTCAGCAACTAAACAACATTGAGAGTCATGTCGCACATGCAAGTTCTTTTGTAAGAAGAGGCACAGAACAACTGCATGAAGCTAGAGAGTATCAAAAGAGCTCTAGAGAATGGACTTGTTACGCCATTCTTCTTGGCATTGTTCTTGTCATTGTGCTTTTGTTTCCTCTCTTGACATCACTTTTGCCTCACTTGTTATATTGA